A stretch of Bradyrhizobium sp. AZCC 2262 DNA encodes these proteins:
- a CDS encoding response regulator transcription factor yields the protein MSGQDHRAVDSHFTKWMESITPLEENPEIVQLSAARSRAAEEASATIARQLNGPLTALLLYMNEIKQHSHQFSQAPGNRLYLQQVVENALQQTERVCALVKQMSDNHPALASDAACRQASEALARRPADGARRSAQMFAPETGQKPLTKREREVLSLISEGCSNKQGALRMNISPRTFESHRAEAMRKLGARNTADLVRKALLQPA from the coding sequence GGATGGAAAGCATCACACCTCTCGAGGAGAATCCTGAGATCGTCCAACTGTCCGCCGCGCGCTCGCGTGCCGCGGAAGAGGCGAGCGCTACCATTGCCCGGCAGTTGAACGGGCCCCTGACGGCGTTGCTGCTCTACATGAATGAGATCAAGCAGCACAGCCACCAGTTTTCGCAAGCGCCCGGCAATCGGCTCTACCTGCAACAGGTGGTGGAGAATGCGCTTCAGCAAACCGAGCGTGTCTGCGCCCTGGTGAAGCAGATGTCGGACAATCATCCGGCGCTGGCCTCCGATGCCGCCTGCAGGCAGGCAAGCGAGGCCCTGGCACGCCGCCCCGCGGATGGCGCCCGCAGGTCTGCCCAGATGTTCGCCCCGGAGACCGGCCAGAAGCCGTTGACCAAGCGTGAGCGCGAGGTGCTGAGCCTGATCAGCGAAGGCTGTTCCAACAAGCAAGGCGCCTTGCGGATGAATATCAGCCCAAGGACATTCGAGAGCCATCGCGCCGAGGCGATGCGGAAGCTCGGCGCCCGCAACACCGCGGATCTGGTTCGCAAGGCGCTGCTGCAACCGGCCTGA